ATTGAAGCTGGTGCTTCTATAATCTATTTATTTAGACATGTCGTTTGTCTCATTTTCTGTCCTATTTTGATTACAGCGAGAGAATGGACTTGTGGAGGTAGTTGCTGTTCTTATTTCGAAAATGCCCCGCTTGCGTCCTGAGTCTGCTGTAGAAAATCTTGGAGAATGCTTTAAATCAAAACCTGACTTTATCAAGGTATATCCAAATTCCGAAATAGTTGTAagattttctattaatttactCTTCTCTACATTTATTCTACTGGTATAAGGTGttgtttgtttctattttatagGCCTGGGAAAAATGGAGGTCTCAAATTACGAAACTAGACTGCAGTCCATTCTGGATTCAATGTGATAATCAACAGACATGTGATGGTTTGAGAAACTTGCTGCAAATTATGCTGGGTAACACTGAGAGTCTCTGCACTGCTACATGTCATTGGATTGAGTTGTATGTTTCTCATTTTCTGTACATCAGGCCATTCACAACAGTAAGTTTAATCTTATGCAGTTATTAgcctttaaataatgatttttCATAGATTGTTAggttaaataatatttttcatgCATCACTTTTTAAGTTGACTTATACATGATTTGGTTTTCTCCTTTTTACTAAGTAGGGAATAGAAAGCATGTATAATTTGGCCCAAAAATGCATGCAATTGAAACCACCATCCAGTATCCATAAGTTGACAGGACTTATGATTGGCATTCTTGGAGAAAACACTGAGGTAATTGCTGAAATTTTAATTGTCCATGCtccattattattatcattattaaaagaTTTGGGTCTGCTGATGCTTCtttcattattattatgctatttGATTCACCCCTTACGACCCATTTTAAAAATTGAACGTTTTGAAATGTCTCAGGTAGTTTTAGCAGAATGTTCCAGAGAATTTGGTCCTTGGTAAGCTGCTTCATGTCCATTGGTATTCGTTTTTGCTTTATTGATTGAATGCATGTTTGGGCTTAGCTTATTTTGCATTCGAAAAAACTTATATCCATAATGTTCAGGTTAGAGATTTGGCTGAAAATTTTCTTTGGGAGTAGAATAATCAAAACTAATGATGTCCTGAATTTCTCCTTTGTTTAACTTGGTTTGATGAAAATGGGATTTTGCATGTTTCATATGTCCATAAAATAGGATGGTTGCACACGCTGTAGAATTGTTGACTGCAGGGAGTGAGCAAGCAGAGGTTCTTCTACATGATGAGCATTATAACTTGGGGGGTATCAGTATAGTGGAACTGCATCGGCTTGCATATGCTCAAGTTCTATCATCACATGCATTGACCTGGCAAGTGAGTGCAATTTTCTTGAGCAAAAATATCATGTTAATCCAATCTTGAAGTGGTAAATTATGTTGGATGGATAACATTCTTGTCAGAATTTTCTGTTTGAACACACTGTACAATACATGTTTTAGATTTTGACATGAGGTTAATAAAATTGAGAGTAAAGATGAAACTGATGTTTCATTCCCTGGGATTTAGCTTGACCATGAGACCAAAAaacctttatttatttatttatatatgggAGTTTAATCAACTAACGTGACAATGATATTTTGTGAAAGTGATCTTATTTGGTGCTCATATGGTCCAATGGTTACATACTTGCAGATAGCTCCAATATATTTAACTTCGTGCATGAAGCAAGGAATGGGCTTGTTAGAGAATTTATTATATCGACAATCTGTCCAACACAATGACACGCTGCTTAAGGTTACTGTTTCATCTTCTTACTATGTCATCTGTTTCACATGCCACATCCTCAGGATTCTTAGTATATTTTGTTATACTTGTGAATTACTAAAGAAAACACTCTTCTCAATTCTCATACAGAACATTGAGATTTGCCGTTTGTACGAGCTTGATCATATCAGTTCAAAGATCATGAAGGTAACCTGCACTTGTGTTTAGGTTAACAGTTCTTGCAAATACTATGGGTAGAAACCCCGGTGATTAAAAATCATCACTGTTCTTTCATAATATAGTTTACTAGAATTAAATATTCATAATACTATATAGGTTGCTGGAGTATTTCACTGGAAGCATGGTCGTAAAGGTGCAGGAGTATTTTGGCTTCAACAAGCCCAAGATGCAAGTTGTCTCGGTAGGATTGCCCTGCAGTTATTTGATGCTGTTGGAAAGTCAATTTCTGATGAAAGCTTCAAGGTACTTCTCATAATACTCCACTTAAAAACCTGCTTAAATATTTTCATACCAATTAGCTTATAGATAGATATGAAAATTAtcttttcttaattattttgatCTCTAACATTTACTGCATCTTTTTTGATTTTTATCATAGCAATGGGAAGGCATAATTGAATTATTGGGTTCTGAATCTAAGCCTGCAGGGGGTCTTGAATTTTTACACAAGTAAGATTTCCTTTTCTGTTCATTTTCgtcttgttttcttcttttcatctaATTATCATGTTCTGAGCTCTTAATttgttaaatattaaatatcagGTACAGGGATTTCAAAAAATCCCTTCAGCAGGTATCTGGTGGAAAATCTACTGAGGCTGCCAGACAAGCTGTAGGCTCCCTCATACTGGTATTTGTCTATTTACATACTTCTGTGATTACGCTGGATCCAAAATTCCAAATATATCGTATGGTGTATGGTAAAATATGAATTTCTTTTCATTGGCATGTATggtattaaaatttattatttgtatCACATCTATCAATCAAAATTAGCGCTAGAGGGATAGCAGATGGTGGGATGACTATACTAAGATTGTATATAACAAAATAACTAACTCACACCATTCTCATATATGctttaaaagtaaaaattagCCAAAATTGAAGACATTTTCATAAATTGGAAACTATGAAGTGTGAAGAATACATTACTAAGGGCAGTGAGAATGTAGGATTGTAATAAATAGGAAGATGATGCAATtaatggaaaaaagaaaaatcagagGCTGTTGACAGAAAAATTAGTTGAATGTGAGGAACTATGATGTGTGAAGAACACACTACCCAacacaaaaaggaaaagaagggGAGACCTGTATATCCTGCATTAGTGTGACGTGTTGGAGCTGCATGAAGACTGAACAGAAACCTGCGTGAAGGATGTGCATGGGTGAACAGGTTAGTACTAGTAGAAGATACTGCTTAAAAGTGGTTGTCCTGGAAAAAACTTGGCTTGGTCCACTACCCAGATGTGCAGTGGATCAGACTATCAGAGGTTGGAGTTTGAAACTGAGGTGATTTTTTCTGCGAATGatcaaggaagaagaattttctgatgtaaaaaatgCACGAGAAAGCGCAAGAGTATccaataataaaaaaagaatggTTTGAAAGCTCATAAAACAGAGACGAAGATGGGTTTTTACTCCTGTTTGCAGTAACAGCCAGCTGTGTTTTGCTGACATAGTAGCTATGAGTTTTAGGGTGATGGTTGTGCATACAAAATGTAACAAGAATGTATTGATTTGTCAGTGTTTAATTGAAAAGGTCTCTGTTAGGAATGAAAAAGGTGTCAAGATAGAGGATTTGCAGATTTTCGTCCAATTCTGTTGACTAATAAACTATCAGACAGTTAGTAGATTGACATCTGTATTCAgtaattaggatttaggaaTATAACCGGACAGTAAGAAGTTACGAGTCGGGTTTTAGGTTAGTACTACTAACCTGGAATATGAGAGCTGTGCAGCATTCACATTCTGTTGTTCCAGCTTTTTCTCTGTACCTTCAGCTCTGATCTTTTATCCCATTTATGCTGATCCAAAAATAGAGATTCTATTACTGAAATTTTCTCCTAAATTTTGATTCAGTTATTAGTCAGCTTTTTGCTCTGAATCATGATACATTTTCTTTTCACTCTGCAGCTTATGAAAAACCCATCGACCCCGCCGCGCTTTTGGCTGCCACTTCTTTATGACTCggtgagttttttattttactcaTGTTCATTATAATCTTACACC
This is a stretch of genomic DNA from Lotus japonicus ecotype B-129 chromosome 1, LjGifu_v1.2. It encodes these proteins:
- the LOC130734465 gene encoding nuclear pore complex protein NUP85, producing the protein MPSDTVGNGVLVPFSGEGSDSVAVYPLNHGLSLPISRVAISWSRGNSLRVSLFAEPSATSPDSQASGAKVVEVKLSGEDPEISDSNWRRIAYGSVTPFALLQSRRSSLAALSKSPSPYHVDWWEHVLEYSKDIASLLGGPKLSPGPIIEDPNAIATKCEEPTCLKAAWELLEMFYVDKRSQAWLPERLVDWLADFDSLFTSTHETIHGKLVNFQKELVNIQVIEDDPRYWEVMSSALSVGWLDIVVKMLRLHGSYQLDQLSSRERENGLVEVVAVLISKMPRLRPESAVENLGECFKSKPDFIKAWEKWRSQITKLDCSPFWIQCDNQQTCDGLRNLLQIMLGNTESLCTATCHWIELYVSHFLYIRPFTTGIESMYNLAQKCMQLKPPSSIHKLTGLMIGILGENTEVVLAECSREFGPWMVAHAVELLTAGSEQAEVLLHDEHYNLGGISIVELHRLAYAQVLSSHALTWQIAPIYLTSCMKQGMGLLENLLYRQSVQHNDTLLKNIEICRLYELDHISSKIMKVAGVFHWKHGRKGAGVFWLQQAQDASCLGRIALQLFDAVGKSISDESFKQWEGIIELLGSESKPAGGLEFLHKYRDFKKSLQQVSGGKSTEAARQAVGSLILLMKNPSTPPRFWLPLLYDSLKLLNWKDCSLLTESETNLLLNKLQELSLARLRPHFTEPSLPPEALSSVRLALATNLGRAILDE